From Arachis stenosperma cultivar V10309 chromosome 2, arast.V10309.gnm1.PFL2, whole genome shotgun sequence, one genomic window encodes:
- the LOC130960241 gene encoding pathogenesis-related protein PR-1 type-like isoform X1 — MSKLRLLLNHWSFCLLSELLPNKFRVATTPFFYSNEFLHAHNWVRNKYNLPPYTWDENLESVARKYLMERYDDCRVIHSKYGYGENLFWGKKLHWTPSDVIYFWYTEKDWYDFNKLTCTPPPPSKPNRPPKMCGHFTQIVWRDSLRVGCGLQHCNDRNAGMLIACEYDPPGNYANENPLEQHI, encoded by the exons ATGTCGAAATTGAGGTTGTTGCTGAACCACTGGAGCTTCTGCCTACTGTCGGAGCTACTGCCGAATAAGTTTAGAGTGGCTACTACACCATTCTTTTATTCCA ATGAATTTCTTCATGCACACAATTGGGTGAGAAACAAGTACAATCTACCGCCATACACGTGGGATGAGAATCTTGAAAGTGTCGCTCGCAAATATCTCATGGAGCGATATGATGATTGCAGGGTTATCCATTCAAAATATGGCTACGGTGAGAACTTGTTTTGGGGAAAGAAGTTACATTGGACCCCTTCTgatgttatatatttttggtACACAGAAAAAGATTGGTATGATTTCAACAAGCTTACTTGCactccaccaccaccatcaaAACCAAATCGTCCTCCAAAAATGTGTGGTCATTTCACACAAATTGTGTGGAGAGACTCATTGCGTGTTGGGTGTGGCCTACAACATTGCAATGATCGTAACGCTGGCATGCTTATTGCTTGTGAATATGACCCTCCTGGTAACTATGCTAATGAGAACCCTTTAGAACAACATATATAG
- the LOC130960241 gene encoding pathogenesis-related protein 1-like isoform X2 yields the protein MSTPLLPLLAFRYIFTCLFFPLARTDEFLHAHNWVRNKYNLPPYTWDENLESVARKYLMERYDDCRVIHSKYGYGENLFWGKKLHWTPSDVIYFWYTEKDWYDFNKLTCTPPPPSKPNRPPKMCGHFTQIVWRDSLRVGCGLQHCNDRNAGMLIACEYDPPGNYANENPLEQHI from the exons ATGTCGACGCCTCTGTTGCCTCTCCTTGCCTTCAGATATATCTTCACCTGCCTCTTTTTTCCCTTGGCTCGCACAG ATGAATTTCTTCATGCACACAATTGGGTGAGAAACAAGTACAATCTACCGCCATACACGTGGGATGAGAATCTTGAAAGTGTCGCTCGCAAATATCTCATGGAGCGATATGATGATTGCAGGGTTATCCATTCAAAATATGGCTACGGTGAGAACTTGTTTTGGGGAAAGAAGTTACATTGGACCCCTTCTgatgttatatatttttggtACACAGAAAAAGATTGGTATGATTTCAACAAGCTTACTTGCactccaccaccaccatcaaAACCAAATCGTCCTCCAAAAATGTGTGGTCATTTCACACAAATTGTGTGGAGAGACTCATTGCGTGTTGGGTGTGGCCTACAACATTGCAATGATCGTAACGCTGGCATGCTTATTGCTTGTGAATATGACCCTCCTGGTAACTATGCTAATGAGAACCCTTTAGAACAACATATATAG